GGCCTTCCAGCAGCGCCTGTGGGAGATGTTTCCCCACGCCTTCCGAGGCGCTCTGTCGGTGCCCCAGATCGACCGCGTGCGCTGGATCATGTTCCCCGAAGTGCGGGTGCAGACCCAAGGCAGCCTGTTCAACGATCAAGACGACGAGGCCGATCTGCCCGATGTGATGAAGGTGATGGACCTTCAACAAGAGCAGCTGGCGCGCAGCCTGGGCGATGGCCACCGCGTGATCCACGGCGTGGCAGGCTCGGGCAAGACCATGATCTTGGGTTACCGGGCCGAATACCTGGCCAAGGCCCAGCAATCTGCCAAACCCATTTTGGTGTTGTGCTTCAACGAGCCCCTGGCCGTCAAGCTGGATGCGACGTTCAAGGCCAAAGGCTTGGCGGACCGCGTGCACGCCATTCACTTTCACCGTTGGTGCCACCGGCAGCTCACCGCGTATGGCCAAACACTGCCCGCGCAGGGGCCCGAGTTTTTTGATCAGATGGTGGATGCGGTCATTCGGGGCGTTGAGCGCAAGCAGGTGCCTTCAGGCCAATACCAAGCCATCTTGATCGACGAGGGGCACGACTTCAAGCCCGAGTGGTTGAAGCTGGTGACGCAGATGGTGGACCCCAGCACCAACAGCCTGCTGCTCTTGTACGACGATGCGCAGAGCATTTACGAGCGCAGCCGCAGCAAGCAGTTCAGCTTCAAGAGCGTGGGCATCCAGGCCCAAGGGCGCACCACGATCTTGAGGATCAACTACCGCAACACCAAGCAGATCTTGCAAACCGCCAGCTTGATCGCTGCCGATTTGCTGACGCCAGAAGACAAAGACGAGGACGGCATCCCGCTGGTGAAGCCCATCGGCTGTGGCCGCGAAGGCGAACAGCCCATCATCGTGCGCCTGCCCTCCTTGCGAGACGAAGCCACCCGCATTGCCGAGCTGCTCAAAGAGGCCCACGACAGCGAAGGCCATGCCTGGGGCGACATGGCGGTGCTGTGCCGCGACCCAGTGGTGATGAATGTGTGCTCGCAAGTGCTGTCGCGCATGCGTTTGCCGCACCAAGTGCGCAAAGGCACGGGCGATTACAAGCCCGAGCGTGATGTGATTCGGGTGATGACCATGAAGGTGAGCAAGGGGCTGGAGTTTCCAGTTGTGGCCATTCCGGGCGTGGGGCGCTTGCCCCTGCCTGATCACGATGAGAAAGACGAAGCGCGGCTGTTTTATGTGGCGGCCACCAGGGCCACCCACAAGCTGATCGTGACGGCCAGCGGTGACAGCAGTTTTGCTGAAAAACTGACATTCGGCGCATGAACAAGTCATCAACAGTTCCGGCACTTAAACCTGACGAGCGCAAGTATTACCGCGACAAGCTCAGGGCGGCCAGGTATGCCGCTTTGGCCGACTCTGAGGGGTTCGAGCAGATCTGCTACGCCTTAGAGGCCTTGGGTATGCGCTTACATCAATCCCAGGCTGATCTTGGGACGTACCGAAATGTACTAAGGCAGTTGGCCGGGGATGCCCCACAGTTTTCGTTTGCTTTTGAAAGTACTCATGCCTTTAAGTCATTTGACGCACTTTTCAACATTCTTCGGTGTGCACGGAATGACGCGATGCATACCGGCGCAAGAGCGCGAACAGCGACACAAGCGGCAACTGAACTTTGCGTTGGATTGGAAGAAGCATTGATGGCAAATCAACCCAGAAGAGCTGGTGACTTGATGGTCAAGGGTGTGGTCAGCGTTGAGCCATGGCAAATGGTCGCCGAAGCCCGACAGTTGATGCTGATGCACTCTTTTTCTTACCTTCCCATACTGCAT
This genomic window from Aquabacterium sp. A3 contains:
- a CDS encoding DEAD/DEAH box helicase; protein product: MAVLIPALSTCTGRMTGGERRLAQRLEQKLEDDYLLWYDVPVGPKQSHPDFVVLHPRRGLLILEVKDWKLSTIQSATPQYFEILPDGQLKVVINPVAQARHCAIQVVNALSRDPQLVQGPGPHAGKLAFPWGYGVVLANITRKQFETSGLDQAIEPHLVICQDEMTEHVEEEAFQQRLWEMFPHAFRGALSVPQIDRVRWIMFPEVRVQTQGSLFNDQDDEADLPDVMKVMDLQQEQLARSLGDGHRVIHGVAGSGKTMILGYRAEYLAKAQQSAKPILVLCFNEPLAVKLDATFKAKGLADRVHAIHFHRWCHRQLTAYGQTLPAQGPEFFDQMVDAVIRGVERKQVPSGQYQAILIDEGHDFKPEWLKLVTQMVDPSTNSLLLLYDDAQSIYERSRSKQFSFKSVGIQAQGRTTILRINYRNTKQILQTASLIAADLLTPEDKDEDGIPLVKPIGCGREGEQPIIVRLPSLRDEATRIAELLKEAHDSEGHAWGDMAVLCRDPVVMNVCSQVLSRMRLPHQVRKGTGDYKPERDVIRVMTMKVSKGLEFPVVAIPGVGRLPLPDHDEKDEARLFYVAATRATHKLIVTASGDSSFAEKLTFGA